The following proteins come from a genomic window of Andrena cerasifolii isolate SP2316 chromosome 6, iyAndCera1_principal, whole genome shotgun sequence:
- the LOC143370252 gene encoding thioredoxin, mitochondrial — MLRNTTKLSSVLVRNVSLSRQKNKRFEINNSSEFVSKVMNSSVPVIVNFHAEWCDPCKILTPRLIDLIEPMDTLDLAIVDLESNPELVHIFEVKAVPAIIAISSGLVVDKFVGLVDIGMIEDLIHKLTDNPPSNPEGDKKEI, encoded by the coding sequence ATGCTACGAAACACTACTAAGCTTTCGTCAGTGTTGGTGCGAAATGTCTCTTTATCCCGCCAGAAGAATAAACGATTTGAAATAAACAATAGTagtgaatttgttagtaaggtaaTGAATAGCTCTGTACCCGTAATTGTAAATTTTCACGCAGAATGGTGCGACCCTTGTAAAATACTTACGCCTAGATTAATAGACCTTATAGAGCCCATGGACACGTTGGATCTCGCCATCGTAGACCTAGAATCGAATCCGGAATTAGTGCACATCTTCGAAGTAAAAGCTGTGCCAGCTATTATAGCAATCTCGAGCGGGTTGGTTGTGGACAAGTTTGTAGGCCTAGTCGATATAGGTATGATAGAGGATTTAATACATAAGCTCACTGACAATCCACCCTCGAATCCTGAAGGTgataagaaagaaatttaa
- the LOC143370253 gene encoding uncharacterized protein LOC143370253: MTNVVFGVGIGLLLILILWALALFIFIVSLRIEKKIGAIAIFIVSICTVILIALPRASERSTSIENKIYDHLFIWRILLLTLLIVSSIIGLIGYIKFALTDSVRPIRITNWIF, translated from the exons ATGACTAATGTGGTATTTGGAGTCGGCATAGGATTATTGCTTATTCTAATTCTATGGGCCCTGGCACTATTCATATTTATTGTCTCCTTACGGATTGAGAAGAAAATCGGTGCTATAGCTATATTTATCGTTAGCATATGCACAGTTATTTTAATCGCTTTGCCAAGAGCATCAGAGAGATCTACCTCCATTGAGAATAAG ATATACGATCATTTGTTTATCTGGCGTATTCTGCTACTCACGTTGTTAATTGTGTCTTCTATTATCGGCTTGATAGGAtatattaaatttgcattaaccGACTCCGTTAGACCAATTCGAATAACTAACTGGATCTTTTAG
- the Mud gene encoding mushroom body defect, which yields MKLWLQIILEWLNCLDILETNIKDLTELEDGKFYKKLIELLSWKGAKDILNTNSIVTNFLQDEYPEFMFNDELTGEVEHIYIASVFLLHTSQEALFHQPMCNRLQHETQVKIKSFLEMIIPYGKNITRETLKTVITELGEDVPKTPGMPSLKEFFNSPVARSAQSYKLLSSKYRELRKLKTELEVERFEKADLQEDLKIQQNKVLSLQKRLQEKGAEIKAIRDERIRQNTPQSCKKNKRTVDYERQYRREIDCLEDRLLQKQSEVDKLEADNDTLSKKVKCAGKQCVYFREKLVNFEKAFENLQIQGEIKDRELLNLRAANEELKLHLNELNKMGVEEQSFEIEGVVPLNSSISHFNNSEALSSVIEIQLQEAKEESASLKTQLDILKQKLDSTTQDYENVTELLREKTLISQNVETKLNTALNKLTREVEALQEEKTSVINTNRDLEDLSNSQKKSLSQLEEAKSILNTEVVTLKEKVKSTEESLCKENENNVKLNTALNKLTQEVEALQEEKTSVINTNRDLEDLCNSQKKSLSQLEEAKSILNTEVVTLKEKVKSTEESLRKENENNVQLNTALNKLTQEVEALQEEKTSVINTNRDLEDLSNSQKKSLSQLEEAKSILNTEVVTLKEKVKSTEESLRKENENNVKLNTALNKLTQEVEALQEEKTSVINTNRDLEDLSNSQKKSLSQLEEAKSILNTEVVTLKEKVKSTEESLRKENENNVQLNTALNKLTQEVEALQEEKTSVINTNRDLEDLSNSQKKSLSQLEEAKSILNTEVVTLKEKVKSTEESLRKENENNVQLNTALTETKLEVQENVKCIQDLTRQNNLHKTNIENCNQNLKKIMLHYSEANDIGNNNLDDATIIELVECLRILLHNFDERYVSKRMKVESLNSVIEEMKLKEQDYQSEISKLEGIHKQNIIHISKLEETIALNATNLNELTTTIHQCSKQISYLKQIEIEKQALEKDLNVLKAETNEKDMLLNSFKAGIKILKDNLRAFIAEFHLIKKDVLNQLNECQKQNKETIKNTLDAYEKMYNNFSKEQYRCDQLNTEVKLKQETLQLVQNKFENLSKEATVSEMKMKELIANLQEVRTNQGAVLTTQEKALKEKDLQIQQLRKEFNELKGVLCKQLEDEKLLSQNLQSTNSELQIQSYNQIETIEKLQEVLKKERTELNKSKEYCKAEDSKKLEISLICKELEYSVNSLKLTIVRACPQNENFYADMRYPICTSKDDESGNILNIIVSSIDEIRASRELILYLSNINTNLNETLRNQKAVVDNYGAKCEEIKSLNNEVQELKNVGKRHMEHVNNLIKHKESLRDYMQNIKRSREGLDVLLSEVKQKWDRLLTKSHYTFAMDKSVCDELKHIQAKKIHLESTLSQYNLHHLQNMKPLQTILWQKFLWTEERLKDTYLNPTNDQQSSGISLDDFSDARTLIEEELQKNITLRQDIILSQNEVDKFSSLVASFESSFNCGETKFQSEAEKKLQLQIDELTEQKNDLGSKLDYARLKNAKFEGHIDELRNKIKELEAASSKEAESLKKEILQSKEEVMKLQEEKDELNKRPKKEDVDKQLKEIHDKYKIKYDEIKQNMKTAYNEQITKLNREQEQCVQERMESLQRRMELQCRKQADELSKYKSHVAGMSSQIWNVGERLLSEQQENEKLRKDLMELKAKYQNLDQQTVSSVEHKTSKFERRHLLPGENDEVLHKVAVIQEKTTYERRCSIRSIQSMGNAFNAEDEEEVFDNTYLADMKNGHCSLRLEPDRVSILQQRNALCKPHLKSSYPVEMIFHPLSLTEEEIKLGSVPDDVFNNSLSQSLLPEQKTKKRDRTQTSYKKPGPPTPSKNGGRLSLQGNELKSPSSRILRERNKDRGTTTPRTLKSLFSSKRHDENTAITPRGRRRSSIFRKHRVNDR from the exons ATGAAACTATGGCTCCAAATTATATTAGAATGG CTCAATTGTTTGGATATCTTAGAAACGAATATTAAAGATTTAACAGAGTTAGAAGATGGAAAGTTTTACAAAAAGCTGATAGAGTTACT TTCATGGAAAGGTGCAaaagatattttaaatacaaacaGTATTGTTACAAACTTTTTACAAG ATGAATATCCCGAGTTTATGTTTAACGATGAACTCACTGGAGAAGTGGAACATATATACATCGCGTCTGTATTCTTATTACACACATCCCAAGAAGCATTGTTTCATCAGCCAATGTGTAACAGATTACAGCACGAGACGCAggttaaaattaaatcatttcTTGAAATGATCATCCCTTACGGGAAAAACATAACCAGGGAAACTTTGAAAACAGTAATCACTGAGTTAGGAGAGGATGTACCGAAAACACCAGGAATGCCAAGTCTGAAGGAGTTTTTTAATTCCCCTGTCGCACGATCTGCACAGAGTTATAAACTGTTGAGCAGTAAGTATCGGGAGTTAAGAAAATTGAAGACTGAGCTGGAAGTAGAGAGATTCGAGAAAGCTGATTTGCAAGAGGATCTGAAAATTCAGCAAAACAAAGTTCTGAGTCTACAAAAACGGTTGCAGGAAAAAGGTGCAGAGATAAAAGCCATACGAGATGAAAGAATAAGGCAGAATACTCCGCAGTCGTGTAAAAAGAATAAACGTACAGTAGATTACGAACGGCAATATCGGAGGGAAATAGATTGCTTGGAAGATCGATTATTACAGAAACAAAGCGAGGTAGATAAACTCGAAGCAGATAACGATACCTTGTCAAAGAAAGTAAAATGTGCGGGAAAGCAATGCGTCTACTTTCGGGAGAAACTAGTGAATTTTGAGAAGGCTTTTGAGAACTTGCAAATTCAGGGAGAAATCAAAGATAGAGAGCTGTTGAATCTTAGAGCGGCTAATGAAGAAttaaaactgcatttgaacgAACTTAACAAAATGGGCGTTGAAGAGCAAAGTTTTGAAATTGAGGGTGTAGTACCTTTAAATTCAAGTATATCACACTTCAATAATAGCGAAGCTTTAAGTTCTGTGATTGAGATTCAGTTACAGGAAGCGAAAGAAGAATCTGCTTCACTGAAAACTCAGCTTGAtattttaaagcagaaattagATTCTACAACTCAAGACTATGAAAATGTAACAGAACTGTTGAGAGAAAAGACACTAATCTCACAAAATGTAGAAACCAAATTAAATACTGCCCTAAATAAATTAACTCGAGAGGTTGAAGCCTTGCAAGAAGAGAAAACATctgtaataaatacaaatagagATTTAGAAGATTTATCCAATTCTCAGAAGAAATCTTTGTCACAACTTGAAGAAGCTAAAAGCATTCTAAATACTGAAGTGGTtactttgaaagaaaaagtgaagAGTACAGAGGAATCTTTATGcaaggaaaatgaaaataatgtaaaattaaaTACTGCCCTAAATAAATTAACTCAAGAGGTTGAAGCCTTGCAAGAAGAGAAAACATctgtaataaatacaaatagagATTTAGAAGATTTATGCAACTCTCAGAAGAAATCTTTGTCACAACTTGAAGAAGCTAAAAGCATTCTAAATACTGAAGTGGTtactttgaaagaaaaagtgaagAGTACAGAGGAATCTTTACGcaaggaaaatgaaaataatgtaCAATTAAATACTGCCCTAAATAAATTAACTCAAGAGGTTGAAGCCTTGCAAGAAGAGAAAACATctgtaataaatacaaatagagATTTAGAAGATTTATCCAACTCTCAGAAGAAATCTTTGTCACAACTTGAAGAAGCTAAAAGCATTCTAAATACTGAAGTGGTtactttgaaagaaaaagtgaagAGTACAGAGGAATCTTTACGcaaggaaaatgaaaataatgtaaaattaaaTACTGCCCTAAATAAATTAACTCAAGAGGTTGAAGCCTTGCAAGAAGAGAAAACATctgtaataaatacaaatagagATTTAGAAGATTTATCCAACTCTCAGAAGAAATCTTTGTCACAACTTGAAGAAGCTAAAAGCATTCTAAATACTGAAGTGGTtactttgaaagaaaaagtgaagAGTACAGAGGAATCTTTACGcaaggaaaatgaaaataatgtaCAATTAAATACTGCCCTAAATAAATTAACTCAAGAGGTTGAAGCCTTGCAAGAAGAGAAAACATctgtaataaatacaaatagagATTTAGAAGATTTATCCAACTCTCAGAAGAAATCTTTGTCACAACTTGAAGAAGCTAAAAGCATTCTAAATACTGAAGTGGTtactttgaaagaaaaagtgaagAGTACAGAGGAATCTTTACGcaaggaaaatgaaaataatgtaCAATTAAATACCGCTCTTACAGAAACAAAATTggaagtacaagaaaatgttAAATGTATACAAGATTTAACACGGCAAAATAATTTACACAAAACTAACATTGAAAATTGTaaccaaaatttaaagaaaattatgctCCATTATTCAGAAGCTAATGATATTGGAAACAATAATTTAGACGATGCAACAATTATTGAACTTGTAGAATGTCTTCGAATATTACTACATAATTTTGACGAAAGATATGTTTCAAAACGAATGAAAGTTGAATCATTGAATAGTGTAATAGAAGAAATGAAATTAAAGGAGCAAGATTATCAATCAGAAATCTCTAAATTAGAAGGGATACATAAACAGAATATTATACACATATCGAAGCTAGAAGAAACTATCGCATTAAATGCAACAAATTTGAATGAACTTACTACTACTATACATCAATGTTCAAAACAAATATCATACTTAAAAcaaatagaaattgaaaaacaagcTTTAGAAAAAGATTTGAATGTACTTAAAGCAGAAACGAATGAAAAAGACATGTTACTAAACTCTTTCAAAGCaggtataaaaatattgaagGACAATCTTCGAGCATTTATTGCAGAGTTTCATTTAATAAAGAAGGATGTATTAAATCAGTTAAATGAGTGTCAGAaacaaaacaaagaaactatTAAAAACACTTTAGATGCTtatgaaaaaatgtataataattTCAGCAAAGAACAATATCGTTGCGATCAATTGAATACAGaagtaaaattgaaacaagaaaCATTACAACTTGTACAGAACAAATTTGAGAATTTATCAAAAGAGGCAACTGTTtctgaaatgaaaatgaaagaaCTAATTGCGAATCTTCAAGAAGTGAGAACCAATCAAGGCGCTGTTTTAACAACACAAGAAAAAGCCTTAAAAGAGAAGGACTTACAAATACAGCAGCTGCGGAAAGAATTTAACGAACTGAAGGGTGTGCTTTGCAAGCAACTCGAAGATGAAAAACTGTTGAGCCAAAACTTACAAAGCACAAACTCCGAGCTACAAATTCAGTCGTACAATCAAATAGAAACTATAGAAAAATTGCAGGAGGtattgaaaaaagaaaggaCGGAACTTAACAAAAGCAAAGAATACTGCAAAGCCGAAGATtcaaagaaattagaaatttcacTTATTTGTAAAGAATTAGAATATTCAGTAAATAGTTTGAAGTTAACGATAGTAAGGGCGTGTCCACAGAATGAAAACTTTTATGCTGATATGCGCTATCCAATATGTACAAGTAAGGACGACGAAAGTggcaatattttaaatattatagtaAGTTCCATTGATGAAATACGTGCTTCGcgtgaattaattttatatctgTCTAATATAAATACAAACTTAAATGAAACCTTGCGCAATCAAAAAGCAGTTGTTGATAACTATGGCGCGAAATGCGAAGAAATCAAGTCACTGAATAATGAAGTGCAGGAACTTAAAAATGTAGGGAAAAGACACATGGAACATGTGAATAATCTTATCAAACATAAGGAATCGTTAAGAGATTACATGCAAAATATTAAAAGATCAAGAGAAGGTTTGGATGTGCTATTAAGCGAAGTAAAACAAAAATGGGACAGATTATTAACAAAATCCCATTACACTTTTGCAATGGATAAATCTGTATGCGACGAACTGAAGCATATACAAGCTAAAAAAATACACCTTGAAAGTACCTTGTCTCAGTATAATCTTCATCATTTACAAAACATGAAGCCTTTACAGACTATATTATGGCAAAAGTTTTTGTGGACCGAAGAGAGATTAAAAGATACTTATTTGAATCCGACAAACGATCAACAAAGTTCGGGCATATCTTTGGATGATTTTTCAGACGCGAGGACATTAATCGAAGAAGAGCTGCAGAAGAATATAACTCTGAGACAAGATATTATTTTGTCTCAAAATGAAGTCGATAAGTTTTCTAGTTTAGTCGCTTCTTTTGAGAGTAGCTTCAATTGTGGAGAAACAAAATTTCAATCCGAGGCAGAGAAAAAGCTACAGTTACAGATCGATGAGCTGACAGAACAGAAGAATGATTTAGGAAGCAAATTGGACTATGCGCGCTTGAAGAATGCAAAATTCGAAGGTCATATCGACGAACTTAGGAACAAGATAAAAGAATTAGAAGCAGCTTCGTCAAAAGAAGCGGAAAGTTTGAAGAAAGAGATACTGCAATCGAAGGAAGAAGTCATGAAGCTACAAGAAGAAAAGGATGAGTTAAATAAGCGACCGAAGAAAGAGGACGTTGATAAACAATTGAAAGAAATCcatgataaatataaaattaaatatgatGAAATTAAACAGAATATG AAAACAGCATATAATGAGCAAATAACAAAGCTGAACAGAGAACAAGAACAATGCGTGCAGGAAAGAATGGAGTCGCTACAAAGAAGAATGGAGCTACAGTGTCGCAAGCAAGCAGACGAATTAAGCAAATACAAGTCGCATGTTGCTGGCATGAGTTCACAGATTTGGAATGTTGGAGAGAGGCTTCTAAGTGAAcaacaagaaaacgaaaaattacGGAAGGATTTAATGGAACTGAAAGCTAAATATCAAAATTTGGATCAGCAAACAGTTTCCTCTGTAGAGCATAAAACCTCGAA ATTCGAAAGAAGACATTTATTACCAGGAGAAAACGATGAAGTTCTACACAAAGTTGCAGTGATACAGGAGAAAACTACGTACGAAAGAAGGTGCAGTATTAGAAGCATACAGTCAATGGGAAATGCATTTAACgcagaagatgaagaagaagtTTTCGATAATACTTATTTAG CCGACATGAAGAATGGTCATTGTTCGTTGAGACTTGAACCAGACCGAGTTTCAATCCTACAGCAAAGAAATGCTCTTTGCAAACCTCATTTGAAATCGTCTTATCCTGTTGAAATGATATTTCATCCACTGTCCTTAACGgaagaagaaataaaa TTAGGCTCAGTACCAGACGACGTATTCAATAATAGTCTAAGTCAGAGTTTGCTTCcggaacaaaaaaccaaaaagagaGATAGAACTCAG ACGTCATACAAAAAGCCCGGTCCTCCAACACCGAGTAAGAATGGAGGAAGATTATCGTTACAG GGTAATGAATTAAAGAGCCCGAGCTCAAGAATATTGAGAGAGAGGAATAAAGACAGAGGAACAACTACGCCGCGTACGCTGAAGAGCCTCTTCAGTTCAAAGCGACACGACGAG AACACTGCAATTACACCAAGAGGTCGTAGAAGAAGCAGTATTTTCCGCAAGCATCGCGTGAATgacagatga